Proteins found in one Patescibacteria group bacterium genomic segment:
- a CDS encoding glycosyltransferase family 2 protein, with translation MKKDKISVALATYNEEENLGECLELVKDLADEIIIVDGSSQDKTVEIAKEYGAKVTITNNPPIFHINKQKALEACQGEWILQLDADERVTEALSKEIKMITSLSDKKINRYQKIITKRELFLRHQRIVEKRDGRIGQDKGEYAGFFVARLNYFLGKYLRYGGVYPDGVIRLVKNGKAHFPCQDVHEQIVIKGKVGWLQNDLLHYADTTFKKYLQRNSKYINLIVAEFKEKKLSKNPIQSLNYFLIKPIYWFFLTLFRHKGILDGFQGIVFSFFSALRFPRAYWRYLLKK, from the coding sequence ATGAAAAAAGATAAAATCTCAGTTGCTTTGGCTACCTATAATGAAGAAGAAAATCTAGGGGAATGTCTTGAATTAGTCAAAGATTTGGCTGATGAAATTATTATTGTTGATGGTTCTTCTCAAGATAAGACGGTTGAGATTGCTAAAGAATATGGAGCCAAGGTAACGATTACTAATAATCCGCCTATCTTTCACATCAATAAACAAAAAGCTCTAGAAGCCTGCCAGGGAGAATGGATTTTACAGTTAGATGCGGATGAAAGAGTAACTGAGGCATTATCTAAAGAGATTAAAATGATTACTTCTTTAAGTGATAAAAAAATTAATAGGTACCAAAAAATAATTACCAAGAGAGAATTGTTTTTAAGACACCAAAGAATAGTCGAAAAAAGAGACGGAAGGATTGGTCAAGATAAAGGTGAATACGCTGGCTTTTTTGTGGCCCGATTAAATTATTTTCTAGGTAAATATCTTCGTTATGGCGGGGTTTATCCTGATGGCGTTATTCGGCTGGTCAAGAATGGCAAAGCCCACTTTCCTTGTCAGGATGTTCATGAACAGATTGTGATTAAAGGCAAGGTTGGTTGGTTGCAAAATGATCTCCTTCATTATGCGGACACCACCTTTAAAAAATATCTTCAAAGGAATAGTAAATATATTAATTTGATTGTCGCTGAATTTAAAGAAAAAAAATTAAGCAAGAATCCAATTCAATCCCTGAATTACTTTTTGATCAAACCAATTTATTGGTTTTTCTTAACTCTTTTTAGGCATAAAGGCATTCTTGATGGCTTTCAGGGAATTGTTTTTTCTTTTTTCTCGGCTTTAAGATTTCCTAGAGCCTATTGGCGTTATTTGTTAAAAAAATAA
- a CDS encoding SIS domain-containing protein — MRVAKKLAAPYLLADPTGAILIINLVDPQINTTKSFIDACETKGMNYLVIGNKDDRVKRTTLSKTKKELREEILPISLKTFHNLPKLEKKINKFFKKGDKVMVLGVFNAGKTSLINYLCKTSYKVGDLPGTTLEFTETPYNNLTLIDSVGQLIDINKPLMVSIDFNGCRTIESKIERVFKEEQKGLTDTLESSKEGIVKTARLIMRQIKKGKKVIVTGAGASALVAREMAGQGLETGLPIMVFTNDLADSQPVSFAKGLGEEEGGLARYAGFAINKGDVVIGISASGGTGFVYEILRQAKKKKAITVAITENIDTPLGKQAKQIIKSNAKPEGPSSSKIQIAHLAIVHAINLIIADERGVTADDSVQFMLPEKVETKKMGIK; from the coding sequence ATGAGAGTAGCCAAAAAACTAGCCGCCCCCTATTTATTAGCTGATCCGACCGGAGCAATTTTGATTATTAATTTGGTTGATCCGCAGATAAATACAACGAAGTCTTTTATTGATGCCTGTGAAACAAAAGGAATGAACTATCTGGTGATTGGTAATAAAGACGATCGGGTTAAAAGGACGACTTTATCAAAAACAAAAAAAGAGTTAAGAGAGGAAATTTTACCGATTTCCTTAAAAACTTTTCATAATCTACCTAAACTTGAAAAAAAGATCAATAAATTTTTCAAAAAGGGAGATAAAGTTATGGTTCTTGGCGTTTTTAATGCTGGCAAAACAAGTTTGATTAATTATCTCTGTAAAACTTCTTACAAGGTGGGTGATTTACCAGGAACAACCTTAGAATTTACAGAAACTCCTTACAATAACTTAACTTTGATTGACAGTGTTGGTCAGTTAATTGACATTAACAAACCCTTAATGGTTTCAATTGATTTTAATGGCTGTCGGACAATCGAGTCTAAAATAGAGCGGGTTTTTAAAGAGGAACAGAAGGGATTGACCGATACCTTGGAAAGTAGTAAAGAGGGAATTGTAAAGACGGCCAGGTTGATTATGAGGCAAATTAAAAAAGGGAAAAAGGTAATTGTCACTGGTGCTGGTGCTTCAGCTTTAGTAGCCAGAGAAATGGCTGGTCAGGGACTTGAAACCGGTTTACCGATTATGGTTTTTACTAATGATTTAGCTGATTCCCAACCAGTATCTTTTGCTAAAGGGCTAGGTGAAGAAGAAGGAGGTTTGGCTCGTTACGCTGGTTTTGCTATTAATAAGGGAGACGTGGTTATTGGTATCTCTGCTAGTGGTGGCACAGGTTTTGTTTATGAAATCTTAAGACAGGCTAAGAAAAAGAAAGCCATCACGGTTGCCATTACCGAGAATATTGATACGCCCTTAGGTAAACAGGCAAAGCAGATTATTAAAAGTAATGCTAAACCTGAAGGTCCATCTTCCTCCAAAATTCAAATTGCTCATCTAGCTATTGTTCACGCTATTAATTTAATTATTGCTGATGAAAGAGGTGTGACAGCTGATGATTCGGTTCAATTTATGTTGCCAGAGAAAGTTGAAACTAAAAAAATGGGAATCAAATGA
- a CDS encoding glycosyltransferase family 39 protein has protein sequence MKNRKPKLIMMFLVLILLLAAVLRFWDLSRYPAGLNADEAAIGYNAYSLLLTGRDEHGVSWPLHFKSFGDYKPGLYFYLVLPFVKLLGLNVLAVRLPSALLGIFSVWLVFLLVKELFADERLSLIAAFFLAISPWHLHFSRGGWEANAATFLIILGTWLFFKGLKNPRFFILAVLAYSLSFYTYHSARIVVPLLGLGLVFLYRDKLFKRKNYQAILMSGIMGLVILIPLLISFLGPAGVSRFAGVGLIADTGPLWRINELRGQHATNMALPVRLIHNRYLAYTIAFGKNWFDHFQGEFLFISGDVIERNRVPETGQMYLFDIPLVVLGIYFLLKKRPENWLVLLLWLMVAPIPAAMTFQTPHALRSLSMVVPLVIVSAYGFYQGWLWLKDKVSQKLMRIAWALAIIILIWSVSGYLHQYYLHYPKTYPDAWEDGFDQLVSYVQTVGEKYERIYVTDKYDQPYILFLFYLQYPPEKFQQEVRLTPRDRFGFSTVRDFDKYHFEQIDFEALEKEENVLIIGTDEEIPDSTKIIKEIYFLNGKIAFRITEK, from the coding sequence ATGAAAAACAGAAAACCAAAATTAATCATGATGTTTTTAGTCTTAATTCTGCTTTTGGCAGCGGTTTTAAGGTTTTGGGATCTCAGTCGATATCCGGCTGGACTTAATGCTGATGAAGCGGCCATTGGTTATAATGCTTACTCTCTTCTCCTCACCGGCAGGGATGAACATGGCGTTTCCTGGCCTTTGCACTTCAAGTCCTTTGGCGATTACAAGCCAGGTCTTTATTTCTATTTAGTTTTACCCTTTGTTAAGTTACTCGGCCTTAATGTCCTGGCCGTCAGATTACCGTCAGCGCTTTTGGGTATTTTCAGCGTTTGGCTGGTTTTTCTTTTGGTCAAAGAACTATTTGCTGACGAACGTTTGAGTTTAATCGCCGCTTTCTTTTTAGCCATTTCTCCCTGGCACCTCCATTTTTCCCGCGGCGGTTGGGAAGCAAACGCCGCCACTTTCTTGATTATTTTGGGTACTTGGCTATTCTTTAAAGGCTTAAAAAACCCAAGATTTTTTATTCTGGCTGTTTTAGCTTATTCTTTGTCTTTTTATACCTACCATAGTGCCCGGATAGTTGTTCCGCTTCTGGGTTTGGGATTAGTTTTTCTTTATCGAGACAAATTGTTCAAGCGAAAAAACTACCAGGCAATTTTGATGAGCGGTATTATGGGGTTGGTAATTTTAATTCCCTTGTTGATTAGTTTCCTTGGTCCAGCCGGAGTTTCGCGGTTTGCTGGTGTGGGCCTGATAGCGGATACTGGACCGCTCTGGCGGATTAATGAACTGAGAGGTCAGCACGCCACTAATATGGCTTTACCGGTGCGTCTAATTCACAACCGCTACTTAGCCTATACGATTGCCTTTGGGAAAAATTGGTTTGATCATTTTCAGGGAGAGTTTTTGTTTATTAGTGGTGACGTTATTGAGAGAAACCGTGTTCCCGAGACAGGTCAAATGTATTTATTTGATATTCCTTTAGTTGTTTTGGGAATTTACTTTCTTTTGAAAAAGAGGCCAGAAAATTGGCTTGTGCTTCTTCTTTGGTTGATGGTGGCGCCGATACCGGCAGCGATGACTTTTCAAACTCCCCATGCTCTTCGGTCTTTATCAATGGTGGTTCCCTTAGTTATCGTGAGTGCTTATGGTTTTTACCAGGGTTGGTTGTGGCTTAAAGACAAGGTAAGTCAAAAATTGATGAGAATTGCCTGGGCTTTGGCGATTATTATTTTGATTTGGAGTGTCAGTGGTTATTTGCATCAATACTATCTCCATTATCCCAAAACTTACCCGGACGCTTGGGAGGATGGTTTTGATCAGTTAGTGAGTTATGTTCAGACAGTCGGGGAGAAGTACGAACGAATTTACGTTACAGATAAGTATGATCAACCCTATATTTTATTTCTTTTTTATTTGCAATACCCTCCGGAAAAATTTCAGCAAGAGGTTAGGTTAACCCCTCGTGATCGATTTGGTTTTTCGACCGTCCGTGATTTCGATAAATACCATTTTGAGCAAATTGATTTTGAAGCCTTAGAAAAAGAAGAAAACGTTCTTATTATTGGCACTGATGAAGAAATTCCTGATTCTACTAAAATAATCAAAGAAATTTATTTCTTAAATGGTAAAATAGCTTTTAGGATTACCGAGAAATGA
- a CDS encoding glycosyltransferase family 39 protein, whose product MKKFLKKYWPLILIAVLAFSLRVYKLGDYPVGLTWDEPALGYNAYSILETGRDEYGQLLPLTFKSFGDYKPGLFVYYLLPSVAVFGLNTFAIRLPSALAGVGTVIALFFLTKMLLNKRKEFVCLPYLAALLLAISPWQIHFSRGAWEVNLALLTIVLGVIFFLKSLETRATRFFLLTFVFLAASFYVYHGAKVFLVVFMFGALAIYRQKIMNLPKQKKILGLILLMLLLLPLLSSFQGSARRAKVTQIFSYTRSEEEVSAIIAQEESFPQLNFNFYHHEVLNKARLVADHYFNHLTGKFLFFEGDWQSPRHSTPYMGMMYYLEIPFLLVGIGYALAKEKRRGKNLFFWWLIASPVPAAITRDAVHGLRSYWLVIPLVVFTAMGINVVFSWLKQKSKKLFFLGIFLTVLGYLFCLTLYLDLYYLHSAEKNSAGWNYGTEAIAEMIKEGKEKYEKIVVTQEYGQPYIFYLFYTQYPPKDYQAQAYLKENPWGDVGLVEKIDNIEFRNIYWPEDRQCQNCLFIGDEFELPIGDISQTPGARLLEEIYFLDGRLAYRVVETE is encoded by the coding sequence ATGAAAAAATTCTTGAAAAAATATTGGCCCTTAATTTTGATTGCCGTTTTGGCGTTTTCTTTAAGAGTTTACAAACTCGGCGATTACCCCGTCGGCCTCACTTGGGATGAACCAGCTTTAGGTTATAATGCTTATTCGATTTTAGAGACCGGTCGGGATGAATATGGCCAGCTTTTACCTTTGACTTTTAAATCTTTTGGTGATTACAAGCCAGGGCTTTTTGTTTACTATCTCCTGCCTTCAGTGGCTGTTTTTGGCTTAAACACCTTTGCCATCAGATTACCCTCGGCTTTAGCCGGGGTGGGGACGGTCATCGCTCTGTTTTTCTTAACCAAAATGCTTTTGAATAAAAGAAAAGAGTTTGTTTGTCTGCCTTATCTGGCTGCCTTGCTTTTAGCCATTTCTCCTTGGCAGATTCATTTTTCTCGGGGCGCTTGGGAAGTTAATTTAGCTCTGTTGACGATTGTTTTAGGAGTTATCTTTTTCCTTAAGTCTCTGGAAACCAGGGCCACCAGATTTTTTCTGCTGACCTTTGTTTTCCTGGCCGCTTCCTTTTATGTTTACCATGGGGCCAAGGTTTTCTTAGTCGTTTTTATGTTTGGGGCCTTGGCCATCTATCGACAAAAAATAATGAATTTGCCTAAGCAGAAAAAAATCCTGGGATTAATTCTGTTGATGCTTCTCCTCTTGCCTCTTTTGTCTTCGTTTCAAGGCAGCGCCCGGAGAGCCAAAGTGACCCAGATTTTTTCCTATACCCGGTCTGAGGAAGAAGTCTCAGCAATTATTGCCCAAGAAGAGAGTTTTCCCCAATTAAATTTTAATTTCTATCACCATGAGGTTTTAAATAAAGCCCGCTTGGTGGCGGATCACTACTTTAACCATTTGACCGGCAAGTTTCTTTTTTTTGAAGGCGATTGGCAGTCACCCCGACATAGCACCCCTTATATGGGGATGATGTATTATCTTGAAATTCCTTTTCTTCTTGTTGGCATCGGTTATGCCTTAGCCAAAGAAAAAAGACGGGGAAAGAATCTTTTCTTTTGGTGGTTGATTGCCAGCCCCGTCCCCGCGGCCATAACCCGCGATGCGGTCCATGGGTTGAGGTCTTATTGGCTAGTGATTCCTTTGGTGGTTTTTACGGCGATGGGAATCAATGTGGTTTTTTCTTGGCTTAAACAAAAATCCAAAAAACTTTTTTTCCTGGGGATTTTTTTAACTGTCTTAGGTTATCTTTTTTGTCTAACTCTTTATCTTGATCTTTATTATCTTCATTCTGCCGAGAAGAATTCCGCTGGCTGGAATTATGGTACGGAGGCCATCGCTGAGATGATTAAAGAAGGAAAAGAGAAATATGAAAAAATCGTTGTTACCCAGGAATATGGCCAGCCATATATCTTTTATCTTTTCTACACTCAATATCCACCCAAAGATTACCAAGCCCAGGCTTATTTGAAAGAAAACCCTTGGGGCGATGTTGGTCTGGTCGAGAAAATTGACAATATCGAATTTAGAAATATTTATTGGCCAGAAGACAGGCAATGTCAAAATTGTCTTTTTATCGGCGACGAATTTGAACTCCCAATCGGAGATATTAGCCAAACACCGGGAGCGAGATTATTAGAAGAAATCTATTTTCTTGATGGTCGATTAGCTTACCGGGTGGTGGAGACAGAATGA